The genomic segment CAGCAACGAAAGCCTGGCCGATTTCGTCAAGCGGCAGAACATTGGATCGTTCACCCTCGGCCCGATCGAGGTGAACGCCCTGGAGCTGTCGAATGTCGCGGCCACGCTGGCCTCGGGCGGTGTGTGGTGCCCGCCCAACCCGATCGACAAGCTGATCGACCGCAACGGCAACGAAGTCGCGGTGACCACCCAGACCTGCGATCAGGTGGTGCCCGAGGGGCTGGCCAACACCCTGGCCAACGCGATGAGCAAGGACGCCACCGGCGGCGGCACCGCGGCCGGTTCGGCCGGCGCCGCGGGCTGGGACCTGCCGATGTCGGGTAAGACCGGCACCACCGAGGCCCACCGCTCTTCCGGGTTCGTCGGATTCACCAGCCGCTACGCCGCGGCTAACTACATCTACGACGACTCCACCTCGCCGACGGATCTGTGTTCGGCCCCGTTGCGGCACTGCGGCGAGGGCGACCTGTATGGCGGTAACGAGCCCGCGCGGACCTGGTTCACCGCCATGAAACCAATCGCCACCAGCTTCGGCGACATCAAGTTGCCGCCGACGGATCCGCGCTACGTCGAGGGTTCGCCCGGCTCGCGGGTGCCGAGCGTGGCCGGCATGGACGTCGACGCGGCACGCTCTCGCCTGAAGGAGGCCGGCTTCCAGGTAGCCGACCAGCCCAACTCGGTCAACAGCACCGCGAAGTTGGGCGAGGTGGTCGGGACATCGCCGTCGGGCAACACGATCCCAGGCTCGGTCGTCACGATTCAGGTCAGCAACGGCATCCCACCGGCCCCGCCTCCGCCGCCGGACGGTGCGCCGCTGCCGGTCGGCTCTCAGGTCGTGGAAATTCCGGGTCTGCCGCCGATCACCATTCCGCTGCTGGCGCCGCCACCACCGCCCGGACAGCCGCCGCCATAGGCGCGCAAGACGCTCCTGAGGCCCCAACCAGCAGTAGGCTGCGTACATGGCTGATGTTTTGCCCGCTCTGATCCGCACCGGCGCCGTCGCGCTGGGTTCGACGGTCGCCGGCATTGGTTACGCCGCGGTCGTTGAGCGCAACGCCTTCGTCCTGCGCGAGATAACCATGCCCGTGTTGTCGCCGGGTTCCACGCCGCTGCGCGTACTGCATATCAGCGATCTGCACATGATGCCCAACCAGCGCCGCAAGCAGGCCTGGCTGCGCGAGCTGTCCGGCTGGGAGCCCGACCTGGTGGTCAACACCGGTGATAACCTGGCGCATCCCAAAGCGGTCCCCGCGGTCATCCAGGCGCTGGGCGATCTGCTGTCGCGGCCGGGTGTCTTCGTCTTCGGCAGCAACGACTACTTCGGGCCGCGGCTGAAGAACCCGCTGAACTACCTGACCAACCCGTCCCACCGGATCAAGGGCGAGCCGCTGCCCTGGCAGGATCTGCGAGCGGTGTTCACCGAGCGTGGCTGGCTTGACCTCACCCACACGCGCCGCGAGTTCGAAGTGGCCGGCCTGCACCTCGCCGCGGCCGGCGTGGACGACCCACACATCGACCGCGACCGCTACGAGACGATCGCGGGGCCGGCCAGCCCGGCGGCGAATCTGCGACTGGGCCTGGTGCACTCCCCTGAGCCGCGCGTGCTGGATCGCTTCGCCGCCGACGGCTACCAGCTGGTGATGGCCGGGCACACGCACGGCGGGCAGCTGTGCCTGCCGTTCTACGGCGCACTAGTGACCAACTGCGGCCTGGACCGCACCCGGGCCAAGGGGCCGTCGCGCTGGGGAGCCAACATGCAGTTGCATGTCTCCGCGGGACTAGGCACCTCCCCGTTCGCGCCGGTGCGGTTCTGCTGCCGGCCGGAAGCGACCCTGCTGACGTTGATCGCCGCTCCGATGGGTGGGCGGGATTCCAGCAGCAACCTGGGTCGCTCACGCCCCGCGGCATCCCTGCGTTGAACGATCGGACCCAGACCGCGGGCCGCAGCCTGTCCCGCAGCTGGACCGACAATGCGATCCGGCTGATCGAGGCCGATGCCCGGCGCAGCGCCGACACCCACCTGTTGCGCTACCCGCTGCCGTCGGCCTGGGGCACGGACGTCGACATCGCGCTGTACCTCAAGGACGAGTCGACGCACATCACCGGCAGCCTCAAGCACCGGCTGGCGCGCTCGTTGTTTCTGTATGCCCTGTGCAACGGATGGATCGGCGAGGGCACCACGGTCGTCGAGGCGTCGTCGGGTTCGACGGCGATCTCCGAGGCGTACTTCGCGTCGCTGCTGGGCCTGCCGTTCGTCGCCGTGATGACGGAGAGTACCAGCTCCGCCAAGGTGGCTCTGATCGAATCACAAGGCGGCCGTTGCCATTTCGTGCAGAATTCCAGCGAGGTGTACGACGAGGCGCAGCGCGTCGCCCGCCAGACCGGCGGCCACTACATGGACCAGTTCACCAACGCCGAGCGGGCCACCGACTGGCGCGGCAACAACAACATCGCCGAATCGATCTTCGCGCAGATGCGCGACGAGAAGTACCCGATCCCAGCCTGGATCGTCGTCGGCGCGGGCACCGGCGGAACCAGCGCGACGATCGGGCGCTACATCCGCTACCGGCGCCACGCGACCGGCCTGTGCGTCGTCGACCCGGAGAACTCCGCGTTCTTCCCCGCGTATGCCGGGCGGCGCTACGACCTCGTGCTGCAGACGTCGTCCCGGATCGAGGGGATCGGGCGGCCGCGGGTCGAGCCGTCGTTTCTGCCCGACGTGGTGGACCGCATGGTCGCGGTGCCCGATGCCGCGTCGATCGCCGCGGCCCGTCACGTCAGTGCCGTGCTGGGACGGCGGGTGGGGCCGTCGACCGGAACCAATCTGTGGGGCGCCTTCGGACTGCTGGCCGAGATGGTCGCCGCGGGTCGCAGTGGCTCAGTCGTCACGCTGATCGCCGACAGCGGCGACCGCTACGCCGACACCTATTTCAGTGACGCATGGGTCGCCGCGCAGGGGCTCGATCTCACCGGTCCGGCCGCGGCGCTGGTCGACTTCGAGCGCAACACCAGCTGGACCTAGCTCGGGGGCCCGCTGCCAGCGGTTTGGGCAGTCGGCGGGCAGGTGCGATAGGCTGTCGAGGCTTCAAGCGGGGTGTGGCGCAGCTTGGTAGCGCGCTTCGTTCGGGACGAAGAGGCCGTGGGTTCAAATCCCGCCACCCCGACCAGTTTTGCGGCTGGCACTTCCTAAGCGTTGACTCAGCGACTCCTAGGTACCTTCGGGCGCCATGAGTCAGATGCTGCCTTCCATCGCCCTTCGCACGCCCCGCCGGATGCTCAGCAAGGTCCCTGAGGTCACCGTGTGGTTCTGGGTGATCAAGATCCTGTGCACCACCGTCGGGGAGAGTTTCGCCGACTGGATCAGTACGACGGTGGGCCTCGGCCTCAGCGTGACGGCACTGATCTTCACCGTCGCCCTGGGCATCGTTTTGGCCTTCCAGTTGATCCTCGACCGCTATCTGCCGATCGTCTACTGGCTGGCGGTCGTGGTGCTGAGCATCACCGGCACGCTCTACACCGACCTGCTGACCGACAAGCTGCACGTGCCGCTGGCGGTCAGCACGGCGGTGTTCGCGACGATATTGGCCGTTGTCTTCGGCGTTTGGTATGCCCGGGAGCGCACGCTGTCGATCCACAGCATCGTCACGACGCCGCGCGAGTTGTGCTACTGGCTCGCGGTGCTGGTCACCTTCGCCCTGGGTACTGCCGTCGGCGACTGGACGTTACAGCTCACCGGCTGGGGGCCGGGCACCTCGGTGCTGCTGCCGGCCGCCCTGATCGCCTCGATCGCGATCGGCTGGCGGGTGGGCGCCAACCCGGTGCTGTCCTTCTGGCTGGCCTACATCCTGACCCGCCCACTGGGCGCCAACCTCGGCGACTGGCTGGCCTCCCCATCGGCCAGCCACGGTCTGGGTTGGGGGACCGCGATCACCAGCGCGATCTTCTTGGCCGCGATTCTCGTCACCGTCGGGTACCTGATGGTCAGCCGCAGCGATGTCATCGATGACGAAAACCCAACCCGCGCAACGACTGTCACGACCAACCCGACCCGCGAGCGGCTGATGCTCGGCTATTACACGGCGGCGGCGGTTGCTACCGGCGCACTGCTGCTCTGGAGTGCCCACGGTCATGCCGACGGCCCCGAGAGCGACGAAGAATTGGATTCGGCCACCGCTGCCACGATCACCGCGCCTGCCCAGCCGGGACAACCGGCCGCGGCTTTCCCGCCGGCCGAGGTCGCCAAATTCCGGTCCATCACGCAGGACACGCTGTCCAAATTGCGGGCCGGCGATCAGGCCGGCGCCAAGGCGCGAATCACGGACCTGGAAACCGCATGGGATGACGACGAACCGAAGCTCAAGCCGATGAACCAAAGCGCGTGGCACACCCTCGACAAGCAGATCGACGGTGCACTGGCGGCCTTGCGGGCACCGATGCCCAACCCGGCCACCGAGAAGCAGCTAGTGACCGCATTGTTGAGCGCGCTGCAGTAGTACGGTCCGTGCTGATGGCACATTCAGGCAGGAAGCCGAGGTTGCTGCACCCGCGAGCGTGGAGCATCTCGGCGCGCTCGGCAGTGGTGTCGGCGACGGTCAGCCTGGTGGCACTGACGATGGCCGGTGCGATCCTGCTATTGGTGTTGTATTTCGCGTTGATTTCTGCCGCCGACGACGCCGCGGCGAGTCGGCTGCGCGACATCGCCAGGACGCTGCAGTCGGAGACCACTCCGGACCTCGATCCGCCCCTGCTGGCCACCGACCAACGCATCGTCGCCGTCCAGATCCTCGACGGCGCCGGCCATTCGGTGGCCTCGTCGAGCTCCACGCCTGAGCCGCCGATGCTGGCGCTCAACGCGATTGGAAGCACCCCGCGGATCGGAATCACGGGCGCCGAGGTGCGGATGCACGACGTCCGGGTGGCCGGACAGTCGCTCGAGACGCCGACCGGTCGCTACTTCGTACTCGTCGGGGCCG from the Mycobacterium lentiflavum genome contains:
- a CDS encoding metallophosphoesterase, which gives rise to MADVLPALIRTGAVALGSTVAGIGYAAVVERNAFVLREITMPVLSPGSTPLRVLHISDLHMMPNQRRKQAWLRELSGWEPDLVVNTGDNLAHPKAVPAVIQALGDLLSRPGVFVFGSNDYFGPRLKNPLNYLTNPSHRIKGEPLPWQDLRAVFTERGWLDLTHTRREFEVAGLHLAAAGVDDPHIDRDRYETIAGPASPAANLRLGLVHSPEPRVLDRFAADGYQLVMAGHTHGGQLCLPFYGALVTNCGLDRTRAKGPSRWGANMQLHVSAGLGTSPFAPVRFCCRPEATLLTLIAAPMGGRDSSSNLGRSRPAASLR
- a CDS encoding PLP-dependent cysteine synthase family protein, coding for MNDRTQTAGRSLSRSWTDNAIRLIEADARRSADTHLLRYPLPSAWGTDVDIALYLKDESTHITGSLKHRLARSLFLYALCNGWIGEGTTVVEASSGSTAISEAYFASLLGLPFVAVMTESTSSAKVALIESQGGRCHFVQNSSEVYDEAQRVARQTGGHYMDQFTNAERATDWRGNNNIAESIFAQMRDEKYPIPAWIVVGAGTGGTSATIGRYIRYRRHATGLCVVDPENSAFFPAYAGRRYDLVLQTSSRIEGIGRPRVEPSFLPDVVDRMVAVPDAASIAAARHVSAVLGRRVGPSTGTNLWGAFGLLAEMVAAGRSGSVVTLIADSGDRYADTYFSDAWVAAQGLDLTGPAAALVDFERNTSWT
- a CDS encoding COG4705 family protein, translated to MSQMLPSIALRTPRRMLSKVPEVTVWFWVIKILCTTVGESFADWISTTVGLGLSVTALIFTVALGIVLAFQLILDRYLPIVYWLAVVVLSITGTLYTDLLTDKLHVPLAVSTAVFATILAVVFGVWYARERTLSIHSIVTTPRELCYWLAVLVTFALGTAVGDWTLQLTGWGPGTSVLLPAALIASIAIGWRVGANPVLSFWLAYILTRPLGANLGDWLASPSASHGLGWGTAITSAIFLAAILVTVGYLMVSRSDVIDDENPTRATTVTTNPTRERLMLGYYTAAAVATGALLLWSAHGHADGPESDEELDSATAATITAPAQPGQPAAAFPPAEVAKFRSITQDTLSKLRAGDQAGAKARITDLETAWDDDEPKLKPMNQSAWHTLDKQIDGALAALRAPMPNPATEKQLVTALLSALQ